The Balneolaceae bacterium genomic sequence CGGGTCCGTTTCCAGGCGGTCAAAGGACTGCTCTCGGAGGGGCGGTGGGGACCTGCGCTTCTGGATGAGGTCCTGCGCTTCAAGCCCGAAATACTGGAACTCAGGGAGCGCGCCCATGTTTGATCCGGCAGGCTTTTACGAACTGCTCTCCTCCAACGTGGATGGGGTTATGGACGTACTGGCTCCCTTCAACTGGTTTGTGATCGGCTATTTTCTGCTGCTCAATACCAGCTACATCGTGCTGGTGCTGCTCTCCTTTTTCCACATCCGCCGGCAGGTTCGCCGCTCCAGCGTCTACAAAATGACCGGCTTGTTTAGCTCGGACCTCTATAAGCCGGTAAGCATCCTGGCACCTGCCTACAACGAGGAGGCCACCATTATCGACTCGGTGGACGCACTGCTGCAGATCCAGTTCCCGGATTTCGAGGTGATCGTGATCAATGACGGTAGCAGCGACGCCACGCTGGAGCGTCTCAGGAAGCATTACGAGCTCTATGAGGTCCCGCCGCCCTTGGACATGCCCATTGATCACGAACCTATTCGGCAGGTCTACCGCTCCCGCATGCACCGCGAGCTGGTGGTGGTGGACAAGGAGAACGGGCGCAAAGCGGATGCCCTGAACGCGGGATTGAACGTGGCTGACAAGGAGTTGGCCTGCGCCATCGACGCCGATTCCATCCTCGAGCCGGACGTGCTGATGAAGATGCTTCGCGCCTTCGTGGAGGACGACCGTACGGTGGCCGTGGGAGGTATTGTGCGGGTGGCCAACGGCTGTACGATTCGTCACAGTGTGATCGAGGAGGTGGGTATGCCCGATACCTACCTGGCGCGCATTCAGGCGCTGGAGTATCTGCGCGCCTTTCTATTCGGCCGGGTGGGCTGGGACTACATGGAGAGCCTGCTTATTATCTCAGGAGCCTTCGGAGTATTCGACCGCTCGGCGGTGCTGAAGGTGGGCGGTTTTCTCAAGGAGACCGTGGGTGAGGATATGGAGCTGGTTGTGCGCCTGCACCGCCACCACATCGAAAACGACATTCCCTATCACATCCGCTTTCTACCCGAACCGGTGTGCTGGACACAGGTGCCGGAGGACTGGGAGACGTTGGGCAGGCAGCGCAACCGCTGGCAGCGCGGCCTCTTTGACACCCTCTGGCGCCACCGGAAAATGCTTTTCAATCCCAGCTACGGACGCCTCGGCATGCTGGCCATGCCATTTTTTCTCTTTTTTGAGCTGCTGGGACCGGTGGTCGAACTTCTGGGATTTCTCTACTTCTTTGTCGTGCTTGCTCTCGGGGCCGTAA encodes the following:
- a CDS encoding glycosyltransferase → MFDPAGFYELLSSNVDGVMDVLAPFNWFVIGYFLLLNTSYIVLVLLSFFHIRRQVRRSSVYKMTGLFSSDLYKPVSILAPAYNEEATIIDSVDALLQIQFPDFEVIVINDGSSDATLERLRKHYELYEVPPPLDMPIDHEPIRQVYRSRMHRELVVVDKENGRKADALNAGLNVADKELACAIDADSILEPDVLMKMLRAFVEDDRTVAVGGIVRVANGCTIRHSVIEEVGMPDTYLARIQALEYLRAFLFGRVGWDYMESLLIISGAFGVFDRSAVLKVGGFLKETVGEDMELVVRLHRHHIENDIPYHIRFLPEPVCWTQVPEDWETLGRQRNRWQRGLFDTLWRHRKMLFNPSYGRLGMLAMPFFLFFELLGPVVELLGFLYFFVVLALGAVNTPFVLLFFCTAILLGMILSVSSVLCEEFTFRRYPGMRDVALLAGYAFLENIGYRQIHTWWRFRGLVDFLKGNMDWGEMVRHRFDDESTEGGADTPAREVTPGWRRRLIPWVYRGVVSVVALLLVLLVVQVLVFEGVLPAYLLPFS